The Bdellovibrio sp. NC01 genome includes the window AATCTGAGTTTTGATTTTGTTGCTCTTCACGAAACTCAAGTGATCGATAAACAACGTCCCTTCCAAATGATCCAGCTCATGCTGCATGCAAATGCCAAGAAGACCGTCTGATTTTACGCGGAATTCTTTACCGTTAACATCGAACGCTTTCATCTCAACAACTTGATTGCGAGTCACAGTTTCGAAGTAACCAGGAACTGACAAACAACCTTCATCATAAGTTGTTTTGCCTTCACCGTTTACGATTTCTGGGTTGATCAAAATCAATGGTTGTTTCACAGCCTTTTCAAGCTCTGTCATGTCTTCGTCTTTGTAACGACGACCTTTATCATCGCGCGGGCGTGTGTCGATAACGACCATACGGATCAACTCACCGATTTGTGGTGCTGCTAAACCAATACCGTGCGCATCGTACATGGTCTCGATCATGTCGTCGGCAAGCTTTTGTAGCTCTGGGCCGAACGTTTCCACAGGCTTCGATACTTCACGAAGACGTGGGTCTGGGAATGTGAGGATTTTCCTGATCATATGAGACCTCCAAATCAGGCCCCCATTATATCAGCGTTTCGTGCGTTTGAGAAGGACCAAGGCCAAGAGCCCCATGAGTATGTTTGGTGCCCACGCTGCCGCTAAAGGTGGCAACGTTCCGTGTTGTCCAAGAGTGATTCCAGACGAATATAACACGTAATAAGCGAAAACCAGGGCCAAACAGATCCCCACGTTCAGCATTGTGCCCCCCGAACGAGCACGACCGACACTGAAAGGGATGCCTAAAAGACACATCACAAGGCCAGCAAACGCGAAGCTAATTTTCGAGTGATAATCGACCTCATAAGCGATCGTATCCAACCCCGCCTCTTTATTTTTATTGATGAAATGTTCCAGCTCTTTTTGTGTCATCATGCTGGAAGTTTGCCCGGCACTTTGCAGGTCTTTCGAGTCTTCGGCCATCACGATGCTTTTCGTTTTGAATTGCGTCGTTAAAGGGAAACTTGAATCCTTACTGAAAATCGTGACCGTTCCGTTTTCAAGAAGCCACTGTGTGCCTTTGATTTCGACATCGTGGGCCGTCATCATTTGCACTAAATCCCACGCCTCGTTGAACACATACATTGTCAAACCTTGAGCTTTATCCCCTTGGGCACTCAGAGTTTTAATATTGAAAATGGAATCTTTGGTGCGGTACCAGATCTTATTGGTCTTGACCGTTGAAAAGCGATGCGGCTCTTTTTTAATGTCGTAGTAAAAGATGTAGTTCTTTTCACGAGTCGCTGCGGGAATCAGACGATCACCAGCAGCATAACCAACCGCAGAAAGCACAATAACCAACGATAAGAGCGGCGTTGAGATTCTTAAAAGACTCATCCCGCTTGCAAATAACGCAACGAGTTCGTTGGCTTTATTCAAGCTTGTGAGCGTCAAAATAGTGCCCATCAAACAGGCGACCGGAAGCAGCTTTGAAATGATCTCTGGGAATGAATAAAGGTAATAGTTTAAGAGCGTGCCGGGAGCTACGTTCTTATACGAAGACAGCGTCGACATCGCATCCACGGCAGTAAAAAGAGTCAGAAAAATCAGAAGGCCACCGATGAAGTAACCAATAAATAGCCATGATGTGTAACGGTCGATGCGGTTCATACTGGTATTATGTCTTGACTCAATACGAAAATACTATTTAACTTTCCTTATGGCTTTACGCGTCTTACTTGCAGATGAAAGTTCCACAATTAAAAAGGTTATGCAACTGGCTTTGTCAGACTTCGCGGTCGACGTTAAAGCCGTGCCTGTGGGCCTTGATGTTTTGCCTGTCGCTAAGACATTTAAACCTGACATCGTTTTCGCAGATGTGCTTATTGCCAAACGCAATGGCTATGAAGTGTGTTCTGACTTAAAAAACGATCCTGAAACTGCCAACATTCCTGTCGTTTTGATGTGGAGTGGATTCATGGAAGTCGATGAAGCTAAAGTAGCAGCTTCCGGCGCCAATGGCCGTTTAGAAAAACCTTTCGATGCAGATCATTTGCGCAACTTAGTAAATGACCTTGTTCAAAAGGCTAAAACAAATCCTGTTAGCTCATTCTTGCAATTCCCAGAGATGCCAGACTTCGAAGAAACTCCTGCTGAAAATGCAGTCGTATCTGACGATGCCATTGGCAACGACGACGTTTACGCAATCCCAGAGGAAAGCGGAACTGGTTTCGCAGTTCTTCCTGAAGTTTCTGATGCTGATGCAAATCCCCTAGAAATTCCAGGTGAGGAATTCTCTGCAGTGCCTTTGACTTCTCCTCGTGGCGAAGAAGAACACGATGAAGGTGGCTGGGCTCACCAAGATTTGACGAAATTTAAAATCAATATCCCAGTTGAAAATGAAGCGACTGATTTTGCTTCGAAATTTGTGATTCCTCAGGATGATCTTTCGAATGCAACGTTTGAAGTTTCTGGCGACTTTGAAGAAGTTAGTTTCCACGGCACTGATGCTGAATTGGGACCTGACTTAACACAAAGACCTACAACATCAACAGGTGTGAAACCTGCGCCTGCGAAGCAAGCTCCTGTGGCTGCGAAAGCAGATCCTGCTGCTGGATTTGTAGAAAACATTCAGCGTTCCGTTAAAGATCAAATGATGGAATCCCTCAAAAAGGGTCCGTCTGCAGCGACTCCTTCTGCTGCAAAGTCCAATATCCAATCTCAAGGTGACATGAACGCCGAGATGATGGAAAAGATTGTTCGAGAGGAAGCTCGCGAAGTGATCGAAACCATCTGCTGGAAAGTCCTTCCCGAGATTGCAGAACGTATCATTCGCGAAGAGATCAACAAGATCCTTCGTGAAACTGAGAAATCTATTTAGTTTTATTTAAGCAGCCTGCCGCTATCCTCTCGCGCAACTGCCCGAGAGGTATTCACATGACATTGCTTGAACTTATTCGCGCCGCAATCAAAGAAGACATGCCTAATGGTGACGTGACGACTGAGTCGTTAGCGCTAAAACCACGTCAAGGCCGCGCACGCTTGAAAGCAAAAGAAGACATCGTCCTTTCTGGTGCTGCTGCCTTCGAACAAACAATGCAACTGTTGGAACCAAGCTGCCGCGTGAAGTGGCACTTCGAAGAAGGTGACGAGATCTTGAACGGTCAAATCATCTGCACAATCGAAGGCGATCTTTTGCAAATCTTGAAAGCGGAACGCGTGGCTTTGAATTTCTTGGGCCATCTTTCTGGCATCGCGACACTTACTCGTCGTTTCGTAAAAAAAGTTCAAGACACTTCAACGAAGATTCTTGATACACGCAAAACAACTCCGGGCTTTCGTGATCTCGAAAAGCGTGCGGTTGTTCATGGTGGAGCTGTCAATCACCGCATGAATTTAAGCACGGCTATTCTTATTAAAGACAATCACATCTCGGTGATGGGTGGAATTAAAGAAGCTATTTCACGTATTCGTGAACACAGCAATTTGCCAATCGAAGTTGAAACTCGCACTTTGGATGAAGTGAAAGAGGCGATTTCTATGGGCGCGACTCATCTGTTGTTAGATAATATGAATAACGACATGTTGAAACAGGCTTTGGCGTTAATTCCTGAAGGTGTAAAAACTGAAGCCAGCGGCAACATGAATTTGGATCGCGTGCAGTCTGTTGCGCAATTAGGTGTAACTTACATCTCTGTCGGCGCGTTGACTCACTCTGCTCCGTGCGCGGATGTCAGCCTTGTTTTCCAGTGGGAAGAATAATGGACACTCCAGTAGCAGATATCAAAATTGGTGATATCACAGCTCGTTGGGCTGAAAACAATCACCTATTCGCGTCTTATCACGCTTCGATTGAAAGCACGAACACACTTGCCAAAGAAGAAGCTTTTCACGAATCGATGCTGCAAGAATCTTTGTGCTTGTACGTGACTGATTCCCAAACAGCAGGTCGCGGTCGTGGTAAAAATTCTTGGATTCATGATCAAGTGGGATCGGCTTTGTTAAGTTCATGGTCGTATTTGTTGAATGTGAAGCCTCAACCGACATTAGCATGTCTTGTGGGCCTTGCAGTTTACAGAGCATGCTCGACGACGTGGCCCTTCTTACAGTGGAATTTGAAAGCTCCGAATGACATTTATATCGGCGACAAAAAAGTGGCTGGTATTCTGCTAGAAAACGTTGTGCAAGGTAACGATGTTCGTTTGATCATTGGTCTTGGTTTCAACGTCACAGCTTCACCAGAGGCAGTGACAACATCGACAAGTCTTTTGGAAGAGCTGCCACCGGGTGCTCCCCTTTTGGGTCAAGATTACTTGGCGTTCTTGGATCGTTTGTTGTTTGAATTGACGGATGCAGTTTCACATTCTGATGAGCAGCTTTCGCCAACAGATCAATTGTCTTTGCTGACAGCTTTGAATCTTCATCCTTTGTTGAAAGAAAAATACACAATGGTTGAAGCCAACGGCAGTCTTCTAGTGGGTGATAAAAAAATCGACTGGATGAGTTTATAAAAGGAGACTTGCGATGGCTTTGACATTTACTCCGTTCGCGGAACTTGGATCTGACTGTCCTCAATTTACTTTACCTGCGATCGACGGCAAAACTTACTCGTCGAAGGACTTTGCTAATGGCAAACCTTTAGTGGTGATGTTCATCTGCAATCACTGTCCGTATGTACAAGCGATTGAAGATCGTTTGATTCAATTAGGCACTGATCTTAAAAAAGATGCGATCAATGTGGTTGCAATCTGCTCAAACGATGCGGCCGACCATCCTGAAGACTCATTCGAAAACCTGCAAAAACGTGCACAGGAAAAACACTACCCGTTCGTTTACTTGCACGATGAATCACAGGACGTTGCCAAAGCCTTCGGCGCTGTGTGCACGCCAGATTACTTTGTCTATGATGGCAATTTAAAATTGTCTTACCGTGGTCGCCTTGACGATTCATGGAAAGACGCTTCGAAAGTAACTAAAAGAGAATTATATGACGCCGTTCAAACCCTCGCAAAGGGCGCGAAGGTGTCTGATGAACAAACGGCCTCTATGGGCTGTTCAATTAAGTGGAAGTAAAATGAAATACGTATTGGTATTTATTATCGCAGCTATGATTTCGTTCGGTGTTTACCTTGCAACATACCTTGGTGCCTTTAAAGGTGTTGAAATCACTCAAGCGAAACAAGGTCCTTTCAAAATCGTTTACATCGATCACATCGGTCCTTATCACAAAATGAATAAAGAAATCGAAATCGTTGAAAAGTACTTTGTTCAATTGGGCAAACCTTGCGGCAGAACTTTCGGCGAATACTTGGACGATCCACAGACAGTTGAAGAAGCTCGCTTGCGTGCAAAAGCAGGCTGCTTGGTAGAGGAAGTTCCAGCGAATATGCCAGAAGGCTTCAAATCTGGTGAATTCCCAGTGCGTGATTATGTCGTAGCAAGCTTCACGGGATCGCCTGGTATTGGTCCGATGAAAGTGTACCCACGCGTAAATGATTTTATGAAAGAACACGGCCTTAAACAAGAAGGCGCTGTGATCGAAATCTACGAAATCCATTCTATCACTGAAAAGAATGCGATGACGACAACGTACTTGTTCCCGCTTCCTTCTGCATCAGCAGAGGCTGCCCCAGCAGCAACAGCTACGAAATAGCAAATAAAAAGGGCCTTGCGATTAGCAAAGCCCTTTTTTTATTTCATAAAATCAGTGTCTGTACTTAGTTGATTTCGTATTCTGCTGTCACTTCAACGCGAACTTTGATCTGTCCACCTGAAAGTTCAGTGGGTGCGCTATCCCCCGCTGCCATTGCTTTCATCGCAAAGCCACGATTCATCGGCATTGGCGGTCTGATTGCTGAAGCACCGTGAGAAATACGCGCCACATTTTTGATTTTTACGCCCGCAGCTTTGGCAATTTCTTCCGCTTTTGCTTTTGCTGAATGAACAGCATCTGCCAATGCCGCTGTTTCAACCCTTTGTCTTTGATCTGAATCCCAGTTGATGTTGTTCACGTTCACACCAGAATCCGTGCCTTTTTTCTCGACCACCAAGGCATCCAAGAAATTTCCAGCATCAGCTACGTTTCTGAATGTCACAAGCACGTTGTTCACAACTCTGAAACCGACCATTTTGTTTTGTTGCGTTTTTTGATCGTAAATATATTCCGGATTCAAAGAATAGTTATCCGTTTGGATATCTTCTTTTTTGATTTTGAAATCGTCGAAAGTTTTCTTCACTTGTTTGTATTGAGTCGCGGCAAGCTGTTGAGCTTGTTTCGCAGTCGTGGCTTTACTCCATACCTCGACGTTCATGATAACCATGTTTGGATCAAGACCTTTTTCGGCTGAACCAGATACGATGATCAAGCGATCATCCGCGTGAGCGATACAAGTAGCAAATGTGAGAATCAGGGCTGCAATTGTCTTTTTCATAATCTGCCTTTCGTTTTTTGAAACACTTAACGATAAAACGAAGAGAACTCGGGTCGCAAATGTATTAGTTTGAATCGTGAAACCTGGACGCGGCGTTCTTCCTCTTGCGTAACTTATGTCAAATTCCAGATAATGTTGAAGTTCTAGTAAAAGGAGAAATAGTTCCATGAAAAAAATGATCGTAATGGCGAGCATGTTCGCAGTAATTTTGAGTGCTTGCGCGACTATTGAAGATAATAAAAAAACGGCTGCGGGTGCTGGTATCGGTGCCGTTGTTGGTGGTGTTGCAGGTGCGGTGATTGGTCACCAAACTGGCAATCGTAATGCGGGTGCCCTGATCGGCGCGACACTTGGCGCAGGTGTTGGTGGTTTGATCGGTAATCGTTTAGATAAACAGCAAAAAGAACTAGAAAAAATTGCTGAAACAAAAAGAACTGAACAAGGCCTTATCACGAAGTTGAAAAGCGATATCTTGTTTGACACAGGTAAAGCTGATTTGAAGCCAGCAGCTAAAGAAAACATCAATCAACTAGCTGCAATCATGAAAAAATACCCAGAGAACGTATTGACGATCAAAGGTTACACTGACAGCACGGGTTCAGACAAAGTGAACAAACCACTTTCTGAAAAACGCGCTCAGGCAGTTCGTGATCAATTGCTTGTGGCTGGTATCCCGGCAAACACGGTGTCTTCATTGGGCATGGGTTCTGAAAACCCAGTTGATGCTAGCAAATCTAAAGATGCTTACGCAAAAAATCGTCGCGTAGAAATCGAAATCACTGTTGATGAATCTAAAGTGCCAAAACAAAAAGGCGCATAGTTCTTCACTCACCTAGTGAAAATAAAAAAGCCGGTTTCAACAACCGGCTTTTTTTATTTACGAATGTTACTTCATCAATTCGCGGGCTAATTCCAAGAAGCGCGCTTCTGTCACTTCCGGCTGCCATGGAATGATTGGGAAATCAAACGGCTCATCTTCACGAATACCCCATGACTTCAAATCTTTCGTGATCAAATCGCGAACTTCAGTCGCAAGCAAGCGACGATCAATTTGTTTCACAATCTTAGGAGCTGGGAATTCAAGATTGAATTTCTTAGAAATCGCCCAGTGAATGCGCGATTCAATAATTTCAAAATCAGGAAGCAATGCTTTAACCGGAGACACCAAGTCACCAATATACGTTTCCGTCGCATCATGAAATAGCATCTGCAAGGCCACTTCTTTCGTTGGCGAAACTTGCGCACCCAAACAAGAATGCTGACCTACGCTATAGAAAAAACGCGTATGACCGTTGAAGCGTGCCTGACGTGCTAAAGCACAAGCGATGTCTTCAATACGAATCGCATCGGGCTCTGGTTTTAGAATGCTAAAACGATTTCCTGAAAGGGTTACGACCCATGATTTCTCAATCACTTCAGGTTTGTTCAATCTTTCTGGTAAAGCAGCTAGTTCAATCATGGGAAAAACGGATATCCCAGGCGGATCGAAGTTGCATGACAAATCTGGGTCAATACGGTGTGTTATTTGGCTTTTTAATGCCCTGTTCTTAGGCAGCCCGACTCTACAAAACTTTACGGAGTTTGAGGAAACCGCTGTCATATTTAAAGATGTTTAGGGAATATGCTTTAACCTTTTTTAAGGACCTCTTTTTGGTCATGGCGGCCTTGATCCCTATTCTGAATCCCATGGGCCAAATGCCGATTTTCTTATCGCAAACCCAAGATATTCCCGCAGTGGATCGCAAAATTTTGGCGCAAAAAATTGCGACCTATGGATTTTTTATTTTAGTCGGCTCAATGTTCATCGGCACTTATCTTCTAAAATTTTTCGGAATCTCGCTTCCAGTTGTGCAAGTGGGCGGTGGCTTGCTTGTCAGCCTAACGGGCTGGAGCCTGTTGCAATCACCGGACACACCCGCAGGAACACTGACGCCGAATCAGCAACAAGCCGTCGACAACGAAGCGATTCGT containing:
- a CDS encoding MarC family protein produces the protein MFREYALTFFKDLFLVMAALIPILNPMGQMPIFLSQTQDIPAVDRKILAQKIATYGFFILVGSMFIGTYLLKFFGISLPVVQVGGGLLVSLTGWSLLQSPDTPAGTLTPNQQQAVDNEAIRAAYSRRAFFPLTFPLTVGPGSISVAITLGANLRTQATGEGIILVSSILGVVAVAATVYFCYRYADRLVSRLGEIGAVIVLRLSAFILLCLGIQIMWNGLSELLKSLHI
- a CDS encoding SIMPL domain-containing protein, which produces MKKTIAALILTFATCIAHADDRLIIVSGSAEKGLDPNMVIMNVEVWSKATTAKQAQQLAATQYKQVKKTFDDFKIKKEDIQTDNYSLNPEYIYDQKTQQNKMVGFRVVNNVLVTFRNVADAGNFLDALVVEKKGTDSGVNVNNINWDSDQRQRVETAALADAVHSAKAKAEEIAKAAGVKIKNVARISHGASAIRPPMPMNRGFAMKAMAAGDSAPTELSGGQIKVRVEVTAEYEIN
- a CDS encoding biotin synthetase, whose protein sequence is MDTPVADIKIGDITARWAENNHLFASYHASIESTNTLAKEEAFHESMLQESLCLYVTDSQTAGRGRGKNSWIHDQVGSALLSSWSYLLNVKPQPTLACLVGLAVYRACSTTWPFLQWNLKAPNDIYIGDKKVAGILLENVVQGNDVRLIIGLGFNVTASPEAVTTSTSLLEELPPGAPLLGQDYLAFLDRLLFELTDAVSHSDEQLSPTDQLSLLTALNLHPLLKEKYTMVEANGSLLVGDKKIDWMSL
- the def gene encoding peptide deformylase, which encodes MIRKILTFPDPRLREVSKPVETFGPELQKLADDMIETMYDAHGIGLAAPQIGELIRMVVIDTRPRDDKGRRYKDEDMTELEKAVKQPLILINPEIVNGEGKTTYDEGCLSVPGYFETVTRNQVVEMKAFDVNGKEFRVKSDGLLGICMQHELDHLEGTLFIDHLSFVKSNKIKTQIKKHGYPPKQKDEETESAPEKAETK
- a CDS encoding GyrI-like domain-containing protein produces the protein MKYVLVFIIAAMISFGVYLATYLGAFKGVEITQAKQGPFKIVYIDHIGPYHKMNKEIEIVEKYFVQLGKPCGRTFGEYLDDPQTVEEARLRAKAGCLVEEVPANMPEGFKSGEFPVRDYVVASFTGSPGIGPMKVYPRVNDFMKEHGLKQEGAVIEIYEIHSITEKNAMTTTYLFPLPSASAEAAPAATATK
- a CDS encoding HD family phosphohydrolase, producing MIELAALPERLNKPEVIEKSWVVTLSGNRFSILKPEPDAIRIEDIACALARQARFNGHTRFFYSVGQHSCLGAQVSPTKEVALQMLFHDATETYIGDLVSPVKALLPDFEIIESRIHWAISKKFNLEFPAPKIVKQIDRRLLATEVRDLITKDLKSWGIREDEPFDFPIIPWQPEVTEARFLELARELMK
- a CDS encoding thioredoxin family protein, with amino-acid sequence MALTFTPFAELGSDCPQFTLPAIDGKTYSSKDFANGKPLVVMFICNHCPYVQAIEDRLIQLGTDLKKDAINVVAICSNDAADHPEDSFENLQKRAQEKHYPFVYLHDESQDVAKAFGAVCTPDYFVYDGNLKLSYRGRLDDSWKDASKVTKRELYDAVQTLAKGAKVSDEQTASMGCSIKWK
- the lptG gene encoding LPS export ABC transporter permease LptG — protein: MNRIDRYTSWLFIGYFIGGLLIFLTLFTAVDAMSTLSSYKNVAPGTLLNYYLYSFPEIISKLLPVACLMGTILTLTSLNKANELVALFASGMSLLRISTPLLSLVIVLSAVGYAAGDRLIPAATREKNYIFYYDIKKEPHRFSTVKTNKIWYRTKDSIFNIKTLSAQGDKAQGLTMYVFNEAWDLVQMMTAHDVEIKGTQWLLENGTVTIFSKDSSFPLTTQFKTKSIVMAEDSKDLQSAGQTSSMMTQKELEHFINKNKEAGLDTIAYEVDYHSKISFAFAGLVMCLLGIPFSVGRARSGGTMLNVGICLALVFAYYVLYSSGITLGQHGTLPPLAAAWAPNILMGLLALVLLKRTKR
- a CDS encoding OmpA family protein, with the translated sequence MKKMIVMASMFAVILSACATIEDNKKTAAGAGIGAVVGGVAGAVIGHQTGNRNAGALIGATLGAGVGGLIGNRLDKQQKELEKIAETKRTEQGLITKLKSDILFDTGKADLKPAAKENINQLAAIMKKYPENVLTIKGYTDSTGSDKVNKPLSEKRAQAVRDQLLVAGIPANTVSSLGMGSENPVDASKSKDAYAKNRRVEIEITVDESKVPKQKGA
- the nadC gene encoding carboxylating nicotinate-nucleotide diphosphorylase, yielding MTLLELIRAAIKEDMPNGDVTTESLALKPRQGRARLKAKEDIVLSGAAAFEQTMQLLEPSCRVKWHFEEGDEILNGQIICTIEGDLLQILKAERVALNFLGHLSGIATLTRRFVKKVQDTSTKILDTRKTTPGFRDLEKRAVVHGGAVNHRMNLSTAILIKDNHISVMGGIKEAISRIREHSNLPIEVETRTLDEVKEAISMGATHLLLDNMNNDMLKQALALIPEGVKTEASGNMNLDRVQSVAQLGVTYISVGALTHSAPCADVSLVFQWEE
- a CDS encoding PleD family two-component system response regulator — protein: MALRVLLADESSTIKKVMQLALSDFAVDVKAVPVGLDVLPVAKTFKPDIVFADVLIAKRNGYEVCSDLKNDPETANIPVVLMWSGFMEVDEAKVAASGANGRLEKPFDADHLRNLVNDLVQKAKTNPVSSFLQFPEMPDFEETPAENAVVSDDAIGNDDVYAIPEESGTGFAVLPEVSDADANPLEIPGEEFSAVPLTSPRGEEEHDEGGWAHQDLTKFKINIPVENEATDFASKFVIPQDDLSNATFEVSGDFEEVSFHGTDAELGPDLTQRPTTSTGVKPAPAKQAPVAAKADPAAGFVENIQRSVKDQMMESLKKGPSAATPSAAKSNIQSQGDMNAEMMEKIVREEAREVIETICWKVLPEIAERIIREEINKILRETEKSI